ATTATAATGGCACGATCCGCAGACCAGCATAGTAAGTCTTTTTCCTTCCCTGATATCCCTTGATTCGGCTCTGTATTCAATTTTTTCTGTTTGATACTGAATTTTACATCCGGAAGCGATAAAGATCGCCCCGGGAAGCATCCAACTTTTCCAATTCATGGCATTATTTCGTTCAGTTTTGAAATACAAAACTAAGCGGGTGTATGCCCTGGATAGCTCCATTTAAGGACCGTCATTGACCGCTTCATCCGCCAGATTGTCCGGGCTTCAAAAGCCCGGATGCGAGTGTAGTAAAGTTGCGCACTACCGGAAAGCATACCTTCCAGCAACCAGCCAGAAAGGGGAACGAAACAGCCATTTGACGCCATCAATTGCAAGCGGGCGTGTGCGCTGTACATTAATTTTACGAGGGTAAAATCAGGCATCATGAAAACGTTTTCGCCTGTAACATAACCATTCACCATGATGAATTTCGACAAAAACGGCCGGGTCATTTTTACTATACCCGTCGTCACAGGTATGATTTATTGCTGGATCCAGACCGTGATAACGGGCGCTTTGTTATTTGATACTTTTGTGTTGTACCCCAATATTTTCAGCGATGTGCCGAAATCGCTTTCAACTTCCATGGCGTTTTTGAGTCATGCAAGTCCAGGCAGCTTTTTTCCTCCGCTCGGGGCTTCTTCGCTGGTAATCGGGTTGGCCGCATTGTGGTTTTGGAGGGGGCAGCGACAGGTGTTTTATTATTTTCTAACCTGCTTTTTACTCGTTGTGGCATTTGACTTTATCGCGTCGGCATTGTATTTCTGGCCGCGCAATGCGATCATGTTTACCGAAGGAATGAAAGTGCATGATGCGCAGACGCTTATTACGGCAGCAGGGG
This Dyadobacter sp. UC 10 DNA region includes the following protein-coding sequences:
- a CDS encoding DUF1772 domain-containing protein — encoded protein: MMNFDKNGRVIFTIPVVTGMIYCWIQTVITGALLFDTFVLYPNIFSDVPKSLSTSMAFLSHASPGSFFPPLGASSLVIGLAALWFWRGQRQVFYYFLTCFLLVVAFDFIASALYFWPRNAIMFTEGMKVHDAQTLITAAGEFRSLHWVRVAGSIAASFCAMTGLVAAVQHVIRNCQD